In the genome of Parus major isolate Abel chromosome 2, Parus_major1.1, whole genome shotgun sequence, one region contains:
- the ROPN1L gene encoding ropporin-1-like protein isoform X1 produces the protein MPLPETMFCAQQIKIPPELPDILKQFTKAAIRTQPYDVLQWAAAYFSALSKGEPLPVKERIEIPLATEKKDAGLTPGLLKVLHKQLSSKGMVTFAELSDKWKHLGLPEKQLEAILQLDSFGEKVEWMKFLALGCSVLGGSLLSSMKQACEILTRDPEGGAARIPFETFSFLYSYLASIDGEISETETKAFLQGIKEQADKHSGMVLIRHFLPYSFVFY, from the exons ATGCCTCTTCCAGAAACCATGTTCTGTGCCCAGCAGATCAAAATCCCTCCAGAGCTACCCGACATTCTGAAGCAATTTACTAAAGCTGCTATTAGGACTCAGCCTTATGATGTTTTGCAGTGGGCAGCTGC GTATTTTTCAGCCTTGTCTAAAGGTGAACCCCTTCCTGTGAAGGAGAGGATCGAAATACCTTtagcaacagagaaaaaagatgCTGGTTTGACCCCAGGACTCCTTAAGGTCTTGCACAAACAG CTTTCTTCCAAAGGCATGGTGACCTTTGCAGAACTGAGTGATAAATGGAAGCATTTGGGCTTGccagagaagcagctggaagctATCCTGCAACTGGACAGTTTTGGAGAGAAGGTGGAATGGATGAAGTTTCTGGCACTTGGGTGCAGCGTGCTTGGTGGG TCCTTACTGAGTTCAATGAAACAGGCCTGCGAGATCCTAACAAGAGACCCAGAAGGCGGAGCAGCTCGCATTCCCTTCGAAACATTCTCATTCCTTTATTCATATTTGGCCAGTATTGATGGAGAGATATCAGAGACAGAAACTAAAGCATTTCTCCAGGGAATTAAAGAACAAGC GGACAAACACTCTGGCATGGTGTTGATCAGACACTTCCTGCCATACTCCTTTGTATTTTATTGA
- the ROPN1L gene encoding ropporin-1-like protein isoform X2 produces MHLNKNWSFPCTMQIAGQLRYFSALSKGEPLPVKERIEIPLATEKKDAGLTPGLLKVLHKQLSSKGMVTFAELSDKWKHLGLPEKQLEAILQLDSFGEKVEWMKFLALGCSVLGGSLLSSMKQACEILTRDPEGGAARIPFETFSFLYSYLASIDGEISETETKAFLQGIKEQADKHSGMVLIRHFLPYSFVFY; encoded by the exons ATGCACCTGAATAAAAACTGGAGTTTTCCTTGCACAATGCAGATTGCTGGGCAGTTAAG GTATTTTTCAGCCTTGTCTAAAGGTGAACCCCTTCCTGTGAAGGAGAGGATCGAAATACCTTtagcaacagagaaaaaagatgCTGGTTTGACCCCAGGACTCCTTAAGGTCTTGCACAAACAG CTTTCTTCCAAAGGCATGGTGACCTTTGCAGAACTGAGTGATAAATGGAAGCATTTGGGCTTGccagagaagcagctggaagctATCCTGCAACTGGACAGTTTTGGAGAGAAGGTGGAATGGATGAAGTTTCTGGCACTTGGGTGCAGCGTGCTTGGTGGG TCCTTACTGAGTTCAATGAAACAGGCCTGCGAGATCCTAACAAGAGACCCAGAAGGCGGAGCAGCTCGCATTCCCTTCGAAACATTCTCATTCCTTTATTCATATTTGGCCAGTATTGATGGAGAGATATCAGAGACAGAAACTAAAGCATTTCTCCAGGGAATTAAAGAACAAGC GGACAAACACTCTGGCATGGTGTTGATCAGACACTTCCTGCCATACTCCTTTGTATTTTATTGA